From Humibacter ginsenosidimutans, a single genomic window includes:
- the sucD gene encoding succinate--CoA ligase subunit alpha, whose translation MSIFLNKDSKVIVQGITGGEGTKHTALMLKAGTQVVGGVNARKAGTTVSHTDKDGNAVELPVFGAVSEAIEKTGADVSIIFVPPAFAKDAMLEAIEAEIPLLVVITEGIPVQDSAEAWAEAKAKGNKTRIIGPNCPGIITPGEALVGITPANITGKGHVGLVSKSGTLTYQMMYELRDLGFSTAIGIGGDPIIGTTHIDALAAFEADPETKAIVMIGEIGGDAEERAADFIKANVTKPVVGYVAGFTAPEGKTMGHAGAIVSGSAGTAQAKKEALEAAGVKVGKTPSETAELLREVYASL comes from the coding sequence ATGTCGATCTTCCTCAACAAGGATTCCAAGGTCATCGTCCAGGGCATCACCGGCGGTGAGGGCACCAAGCACACCGCCCTCATGCTGAAGGCCGGCACCCAGGTCGTCGGCGGCGTGAACGCCCGCAAGGCGGGCACGACCGTGTCGCACACCGACAAGGACGGCAACGCCGTCGAGCTGCCCGTCTTCGGCGCGGTCTCCGAGGCCATCGAGAAGACCGGGGCCGACGTCTCGATCATCTTCGTGCCGCCGGCGTTCGCGAAGGACGCCATGCTCGAGGCCATCGAGGCCGAGATCCCGCTGCTCGTGGTGATCACCGAGGGCATCCCGGTGCAGGACAGCGCGGAGGCGTGGGCCGAGGCGAAGGCCAAGGGCAACAAGACCCGCATCATCGGGCCGAACTGCCCCGGCATCATCACCCCCGGCGAGGCGCTCGTGGGCATCACCCCGGCGAACATCACGGGCAAGGGCCACGTCGGACTCGTCTCCAAGTCGGGCACCCTGACCTACCAGATGATGTACGAGCTGCGCGACCTGGGCTTCTCCACGGCCATCGGCATCGGAGGCGACCCGATCATCGGCACCACGCACATCGACGCGCTCGCCGCATTCGAGGCCGACCCCGAGACCAAGGCCATCGTCATGATCGGCGAGATCGGCGGTGACGCCGAGGAGCGGGCGGCCGACTTCATCAAGGCCAACGTGACCAAGCCGGTCGTCGGCTACGTCGCGGGCTTCACTGCCCCGGAGGGCAAGACCATGGGCCACGCCGGCGCGATCGTGTCCGGCTCGGCCGGCACCGCGCAGGCGAAGAAGGAGGCCCTCGAGGCTGCAGGCGTCAAGGTCGGCAAGACGCCGAGCGAGACCGCGGAGCTTCTTCGCGAGGTCTACGCGAGCCTGTAG
- a CDS encoding GNAT family N-acetyltransferase, translating into MLSWASRDAAVVKVLRNSGFTPTAVLAARVGAARPGPETTMVTVRAIAPSDVETVTSLHETLIRWDDNFGGAHWRASTPARMHDYVTELITGPRPRAWVAEVDGHVVGSCDVEWPETAGWATGGIAADPATVAYIGTMSVAPGIRGTGIGSALIAHVHRELSASGISLPVLHYAPLNPLSAPFWHRAGYRPVTTTWTAQPHTVLRDGRAG; encoded by the coding sequence GTGCTGTCGTGGGCCAGTCGCGACGCCGCGGTCGTCAAGGTGCTGCGCAACAGCGGGTTCACGCCGACGGCCGTGCTGGCCGCACGTGTCGGCGCCGCGCGGCCCGGCCCAGAGACAACGATGGTGACGGTGCGTGCGATCGCGCCGAGCGATGTCGAGACGGTCACATCTCTTCACGAGACCCTGATCAGGTGGGACGACAATTTCGGCGGCGCCCATTGGCGTGCTTCCACTCCGGCGCGCATGCACGACTACGTGACGGAGTTGATCACCGGCCCACGACCCCGAGCGTGGGTTGCCGAAGTCGACGGACACGTCGTCGGCTCCTGCGATGTCGAGTGGCCGGAGACTGCCGGGTGGGCCACCGGTGGTATCGCCGCCGACCCTGCGACGGTCGCCTACATCGGCACGATGAGCGTTGCTCCCGGCATCCGCGGCACGGGAATCGGCAGCGCCCTGATCGCACACGTCCACCGCGAACTGAGCGCTTCGGGCATCAGTCTGCCCGTTCTGCACTACGCCCCGTTGAACCCGCTCTCGGCGCCTTTCTGGCATCGGGCCGGATACCGCCCCGTGACGACGACCTGGACGGCACAACCCCACACCGTGCTCCGCGACGGTCGTGCGGGCTGA
- a CDS encoding threonine/serine ThrE exporter family protein, whose protein sequence is MTDKPAQDSARERDAQAEPGQAHPGPQNHDPTHSRVADNGGSDGGVVHSGQTRPATVQPPPPRAWRWHWQWPLRLRPVSPRQKAARPAQQLQQFLVRLGGALVSTGIAVTDIKRTLQNAAVTLGAPDAVIVVLPTAVFVGVPGEQETRIDVSDAASGEVLFDRAALVSSIAQRAISGTLTAGDGLQALDAAERSRPRFRWPLRVLGHGTIALGVALVLSGASVASLVLTFVLGLLVGGMKLLVRPGSYAAVLLPTVSAFVISLVAFLAADWGIAREPIWVLVPALVTLLPGGVLTVAVQELASGDMMAGASRLVYGVAQLVFLAFGILTANVVVGLPDWFALSSSGSVVGQYAAWIGVVLMSVGFFLYFCGPRFSLYYLLFTLLIAYGGQLLGDWVGQLASGTAGGGTIGGGLFGAFLLTLVAYLAQSLPSAPPAVVSFLPAFWLLVPGAAGLIGLTQSASDTAATITIEGIGASLVAIAIGVLVGTAAYRIVYRFAPERWHLRLV, encoded by the coding sequence ATGACCGACAAGCCGGCGCAGGACTCCGCTCGCGAAAGGGACGCGCAGGCGGAGCCCGGCCAGGCGCATCCCGGGCCTCAGAATCACGACCCGACCCATTCGCGCGTTGCAGACAACGGCGGGTCGGACGGCGGGGTCGTGCACTCCGGTCAGACCAGGCCGGCGACGGTGCAGCCGCCTCCACCAAGGGCATGGCGCTGGCACTGGCAATGGCCGCTGCGGCTCCGCCCGGTGTCGCCACGGCAGAAGGCTGCGCGCCCTGCGCAGCAGTTGCAGCAGTTTCTGGTGCGGCTGGGCGGCGCTCTCGTCTCGACGGGCATCGCCGTGACCGACATCAAGCGCACGCTGCAGAACGCCGCCGTGACGCTGGGCGCTCCCGACGCGGTGATCGTGGTGCTGCCCACCGCCGTCTTCGTCGGTGTGCCGGGCGAGCAGGAGACCCGCATCGACGTGTCGGATGCCGCCAGCGGCGAGGTGCTCTTCGACCGGGCCGCTCTCGTCTCGTCGATCGCTCAGCGTGCCATCTCCGGCACTCTGACGGCCGGTGACGGGTTGCAGGCGTTGGATGCCGCCGAGCGCTCCCGCCCCCGGTTCCGCTGGCCCTTGCGGGTGCTCGGTCACGGCACGATCGCCCTCGGCGTCGCGTTGGTGCTGTCGGGCGCCTCCGTGGCCTCGCTCGTGCTCACCTTCGTGCTGGGGCTTCTCGTCGGCGGCATGAAGCTGCTCGTGCGGCCAGGCTCGTATGCGGCGGTGCTGCTGCCGACGGTCTCCGCGTTCGTGATCTCGCTCGTCGCCTTCCTCGCGGCGGACTGGGGTATCGCGCGCGAGCCGATCTGGGTACTAGTACCCGCTTTGGTCACGTTGCTGCCCGGAGGGGTGCTCACGGTGGCCGTGCAGGAGCTGGCGTCCGGCGACATGATGGCGGGGGCATCCCGGCTCGTGTACGGGGTGGCGCAGCTCGTGTTCCTGGCGTTCGGCATCCTCACCGCGAACGTCGTGGTTGGGCTTCCCGACTGGTTCGCGCTCTCGTCGTCGGGCTCGGTGGTGGGGCAGTACGCCGCGTGGATCGGTGTCGTGCTGATGTCGGTGGGGTTCTTCCTCTACTTCTGCGGGCCGAGGTTCTCGCTGTACTACCTGCTTTTCACGCTGCTGATCGCCTACGGCGGGCAGCTGCTCGGCGACTGGGTCGGTCAGCTCGCCAGCGGCACCGCAGGCGGCGGCACGATCGGCGGCGGTCTGTTCGGCGCGTTCCTGCTCACGCTCGTCGCCTACCTCGCCCAGTCGCTGCCCAGCGCGCCGCCAGCCGTGGTGAGCTTTCTGCCCGCGTTCTGGCTGCTCGTGCCCGGCGCGGCCGGCCTGATCGGTCTCACCCAGTCGGCGAGCGACACGGCGGCCACCATCACGATCGAAGGCATCGGCGCCAGTCTGGTGGCCATCGCGATCGGCGTGCTCGTGGGCACGGCCGCCTACCGCATCGTGTACCGGTTCGCCCCGGAGCGGTGGCACCTGCGGCTGGTGTGA
- a CDS encoding cell division protein PerM: MNRMTVILLAALDAVIALGVGVAIPLVPLTAMWGVQSGLTSDWAPFWRAAGDIWLLGHGVDVTVTLDPTLAASFGLDAAAVFTVSIAALGFALLTVLFGVRTGRRAWATPHPVTAVISGVATFAVLSTLVTLSAHVLPVVPSLLQGALLPGAVFALGIGVGLVAAELRHRAGPETAERDATLSWPAASWSPATRALLAAALRSATAAVTLLVAAAAVTLTLLMVFDYARITGLYQSLHPGIVGAAALTLAQLAFVPNAVLWVASWLAGPGFAIGTGSSVDVTQTSLGPLPSVPLFGVLPQGDPGFGLIAVLVPVLCAAVAGVLVRRRLDGMPAPRSASGVVPWGPGRLALVALGSGVVAGVAFGVLTWWSGGAIGPGRLQHAGPDPLLAGAAVAAEVLVGTAIGLAVRWRSEEASESLTLSERRARTSDVAPHASQSATQRAAAQKPVPPTSPAPQTAGVKSAPSAPRTPVVAPSSARPASNGPKASVPGTGSVTEALAWLDELDLGGRRADAAPAAAADDRHREADTEPVPVVRARGRGKGSRRP; the protein is encoded by the coding sequence ATGAACCGCATGACCGTCATCCTTCTCGCCGCGCTCGACGCGGTGATCGCGCTCGGCGTGGGCGTGGCGATTCCACTCGTGCCGCTCACGGCCATGTGGGGCGTGCAGTCCGGTCTCACCAGCGACTGGGCGCCGTTCTGGCGTGCGGCAGGCGACATCTGGCTGCTGGGCCACGGCGTCGACGTGACGGTCACCCTCGACCCGACGCTCGCCGCATCGTTCGGTCTCGACGCGGCTGCGGTGTTCACGGTGTCGATCGCCGCTCTGGGCTTCGCGCTGCTGACGGTGCTGTTCGGGGTGCGCACCGGTCGTCGGGCCTGGGCCACGCCGCATCCGGTCACCGCGGTGATCTCCGGTGTGGCGACCTTCGCCGTGCTGTCGACCCTGGTCACGCTCAGCGCCCACGTGCTGCCCGTCGTGCCTTCGCTGCTGCAGGGAGCGTTGCTGCCCGGGGCGGTGTTCGCGCTCGGCATCGGCGTCGGCCTGGTCGCGGCCGAACTGCGCCACCGCGCCGGACCGGAGACCGCGGAGCGCGATGCGACGTTGTCGTGGCCGGCGGCATCCTGGAGCCCCGCGACCAGAGCGCTTCTGGCCGCCGCACTGCGCAGCGCGACAGCGGCCGTGACACTGCTGGTCGCGGCGGCCGCCGTGACCTTGACCCTGCTCATGGTGTTCGACTACGCGCGCATCACGGGGCTGTACCAGTCGCTGCATCCGGGCATCGTCGGTGCGGCCGCCCTCACGCTCGCGCAGCTGGCGTTCGTGCCGAACGCCGTGCTGTGGGTGGCATCGTGGCTGGCCGGACCGGGCTTCGCGATCGGAACCGGGTCGAGCGTCGACGTTACCCAGACCTCCCTCGGCCCGTTGCCGTCGGTGCCGCTGTTCGGCGTGCTCCCGCAGGGCGACCCAGGGTTCGGGCTGATCGCGGTGCTCGTCCCCGTGCTCTGCGCCGCGGTCGCCGGCGTGCTGGTGCGGCGACGCCTTGATGGGATGCCCGCCCCGCGCTCCGCTTCTGGCGTCGTTCCGTGGGGCCCCGGCCGGCTCGCGCTCGTCGCACTCGGCTCGGGCGTCGTGGCCGGCGTGGCGTTCGGGGTACTGACGTGGTGGTCCGGGGGCGCGATCGGACCTGGACGGCTGCAGCACGCCGGCCCGGATCCGCTGCTGGCCGGCGCCGCCGTCGCGGCGGAGGTGCTCGTCGGCACCGCGATCGGCCTCGCCGTGCGCTGGCGCAGCGAGGAGGCATCCGAGTCGCTGACTCTGAGCGAGCGCAGGGCGAGGACTTCGGATGTCGCGCCGCACGCTTCGCAGTCCGCCACGCAGAGAGCGGCCGCTCAGAAGCCGGTCCCACCCACGTCGCCGGCGCCGCAGACCGCGGGCGTGAAGTCCGCACCATCGGCCCCGCGCACACCGGTCGTGGCCCCGTCGTCGGCTCGGCCGGCATCGAACGGACCGAAGGCGAGCGTGCCGGGAACAGGGTCCGTCACCGAAGCGCTCGCCTGGCTCGACGAGCTCGATCTCGGCGGCCGCCGGGCCGATGCCGCCCCCGCTGCGGCAGCCGACGACCGGCATCGAGAGGCCGACACCGAGCCCGTGCCGGTGGTGCGGGCCAGGGGACGTGGAAAGGGCAGCCGTCGGCCATGA
- the sucC gene encoding ADP-forming succinate--CoA ligase subunit beta codes for MDLYEYQARDLFEKYGVPVLPGIVADTPEEVRAASEKLGGVTVVKAQVKTGGRGKAGGVKVAKTPDDAEEAAKAILGLDIKGHVVRRVMVAGGANIAREFYFSVLLDRANRSYLSLCSVEGGMEIEQLAVEKPEALARVEVDPLTGIDLAKAKQIAKAGGFPDDLIEKVAPVLVKLYDVYKGEDATLVEVNPLVLTGEGEIIALDGKVSLDANADFRHADHEALEDKSAADPLEAKAKQHDLNYVKLDGQVGIIGNGAGLVMSTLDVVAYAGEKHGGVKPANFLDIGGGASAEVMAAGLDVILNDPQVKSVFVNVFGGITACDAVANGIVGALNTLGAEANKPLVVRLDGNKVDEGRAILNDYNHPLVTLAETMDQGADKAAELASAAAA; via the coding sequence GTGGATCTTTACGAGTACCAGGCACGAGACCTGTTCGAGAAATACGGGGTCCCGGTCCTGCCGGGTATCGTCGCGGACACTCCCGAGGAGGTGCGTGCGGCCTCCGAGAAGCTCGGCGGCGTGACGGTGGTCAAGGCTCAGGTCAAGACCGGCGGTCGCGGCAAGGCCGGCGGCGTCAAGGTCGCCAAGACCCCGGATGACGCCGAAGAGGCAGCCAAGGCCATCCTCGGCCTCGACATCAAGGGCCATGTGGTGCGCCGCGTCATGGTGGCGGGCGGCGCGAACATCGCCCGCGAGTTCTACTTCTCGGTGCTGCTCGACCGGGCCAACCGCTCCTACCTCTCGCTGTGCAGCGTCGAGGGCGGCATGGAGATCGAGCAGCTCGCCGTGGAGAAGCCCGAGGCGCTCGCGCGCGTCGAGGTCGACCCGCTCACCGGCATCGACCTGGCGAAGGCGAAGCAGATCGCGAAGGCCGGCGGGTTCCCCGACGACCTGATCGAGAAGGTCGCGCCGGTGCTCGTCAAGCTGTACGACGTGTACAAGGGCGAGGACGCGACCCTCGTCGAGGTCAACCCGCTCGTGCTCACGGGCGAGGGCGAGATCATCGCGCTCGACGGCAAGGTGTCGCTGGATGCGAACGCGGACTTCCGTCACGCGGACCACGAGGCGCTCGAAGACAAGTCCGCTGCCGACCCGCTCGAGGCGAAGGCCAAGCAGCACGACCTCAACTACGTCAAGCTCGACGGCCAGGTCGGCATCATCGGCAACGGTGCGGGGCTCGTGATGAGCACGCTGGATGTCGTCGCCTACGCGGGTGAGAAGCACGGCGGCGTGAAGCCGGCCAACTTCCTCGACATCGGAGGCGGAGCATCCGCCGAGGTCATGGCGGCCGGTCTGGACGTCATCCTGAACGACCCGCAGGTCAAGAGCGTCTTCGTCAACGTCTTCGGCGGCATCACCGCGTGCGACGCAGTCGCCAACGGCATCGTCGGCGCGCTGAACACGCTGGGTGCCGAGGCGAACAAGCCGCTCGTCGTGCGGCTGGACGGCAACAAGGTCGACGAGGGGCGCGCCATCCTGAACGACTACAACCACCCGCTCGTCACGCTCGCCGAGACCATGGACCAGGGCGCCGACAAGGCCGCCGAACTGGCGTCGGCGGCCGCCGCGTAG
- a CDS encoding oxygenase MpaB family protein codes for MGERRVSPVRSLADLGGEWVMTAGGGCAILLQLANPSVGRGVAEHSDFASRPYDRLIGTLTYVTAVASGTGDDLRAARRIVGEAHAPVRGDEREGSPAYSAYDPQLQLWVTATLYWSAMQVQERVFGPLSPAAADRIYAEFAAVGTTLQLPAGLWPATRSSFDAYWLRSVRELTVTPEARRLAHELMRAEHAPVWMRLLMPWARVATVALLPHEVRAQYGLVLNGRNRRRYERMMSLTAAVYPRLPAGIRHVVRDRLLRRLRRRS; via the coding sequence ATGGGCGAACGTCGCGTCTCCCCCGTCCGCTCGCTTGCCGACCTCGGCGGCGAGTGGGTGATGACCGCTGGCGGTGGGTGCGCCATCCTGCTGCAGCTCGCGAACCCCTCCGTCGGTCGTGGGGTCGCCGAGCACAGCGACTTCGCGAGCCGCCCGTACGACCGCCTCATCGGCACACTCACCTACGTCACGGCGGTGGCCTCCGGAACCGGCGACGATCTGCGCGCCGCGCGCCGCATCGTCGGCGAGGCGCACGCTCCCGTGCGCGGAGACGAGCGCGAGGGTTCGCCCGCGTACTCCGCCTACGACCCGCAGCTTCAGCTCTGGGTCACTGCCACGCTGTACTGGTCGGCGATGCAGGTGCAGGAGCGCGTGTTCGGTCCGCTCTCGCCAGCGGCCGCCGACCGGATATACGCCGAGTTCGCCGCCGTGGGAACGACATTGCAGCTTCCCGCCGGGCTCTGGCCGGCCACCCGTTCGTCGTTCGACGCGTACTGGCTCCGCAGCGTGCGCGAGCTCACCGTGACCCCGGAGGCGCGCCGCCTCGCCCACGAGCTGATGCGCGCCGAACACGCGCCGGTGTGGATGCGCCTGCTCATGCCGTGGGCTCGCGTCGCGACCGTCGCACTGCTGCCGCACGAGGTGCGGGCGCAGTACGGGCTCGTGCTGAACGGACGCAATCGGCGGCGGTACGAACGCATGATGTCGCTCACCGCGGCGGTCTACCCGCGGCTGCCCGCCGGCATCCGTCACGTCGTGCGCGACCGGCTGCTGCGTCGGCTGCGACGACGTTCCTGA
- the purH gene encoding bifunctional phosphoribosylaminoimidazolecarboxamide formyltransferase/IMP cyclohydrolase, with the protein MSAPHAADPSLYRERDLVQVRRALLSAIDKTGIVELATALNAAGVELVSTGNTARVIREAGIAVTDVTELTGFPESLGGRVKTLHPAVHAGLLADLRLEDHEQQLGELGIKPFELVISNLYPFAQTVASGAGAAEIVENIDIGGPAMVRASAKNFANVAVVTSPSRYAEVADAVAAGGTTLAFRAELARDAFRHTASYDVAVATWLGGELAPDDAGAEGEGAGLPAWIGRTWTRETSLRYGENSHQAAAIYASADGNGIAQAEQLGGKEMSYNNYVDADAALRAAYDFELPAVAVIKHANPCGIAVTGENDDIADAHRKAHECDPTSAFGGVIAANRTVTLAMAQSVKPIFTEVIIAPEYEQEALELLQTKKDLRILKLRPDFALPTTEVKQISGGALVQESDRHFAPASEWTLVAGDAVDEATLADLEFAWTACRAVKSNAILLASNGASVGVGMGQVNRVDSCDLAVKRAGDRASGSVAASDAYFPFPDGPEILIQAGVKAIVQPGGSIRDQLTIDTAKAAGITMYFAGERHFFH; encoded by the coding sequence ATGAGCGCGCCGCACGCCGCAGACCCGAGCCTCTACCGCGAACGCGACCTCGTGCAGGTGCGCAGGGCCCTGCTCTCGGCCATCGACAAGACCGGCATCGTCGAGCTGGCCACCGCGCTGAACGCGGCGGGCGTCGAGCTCGTCTCCACGGGCAACACGGCGCGGGTCATCCGCGAGGCGGGCATCGCCGTCACCGACGTCACCGAGCTCACCGGATTCCCCGAGTCGCTCGGCGGCCGGGTGAAGACGCTGCATCCTGCGGTGCACGCCGGACTGCTCGCGGACCTGCGGCTGGAGGACCACGAGCAGCAGCTCGGCGAGCTCGGCATCAAGCCGTTCGAGCTCGTGATCAGCAACCTGTACCCGTTCGCGCAGACCGTCGCCTCCGGGGCCGGCGCGGCCGAGATCGTCGAGAACATCGACATCGGGGGCCCCGCCATGGTGCGCGCCTCCGCCAAGAACTTCGCCAACGTCGCCGTGGTCACCTCGCCGTCGCGCTACGCGGAGGTGGCGGATGCCGTCGCAGCGGGTGGCACGACACTGGCGTTCCGCGCCGAGCTGGCCCGCGACGCGTTCCGCCACACGGCGAGCTACGACGTCGCCGTGGCCACGTGGCTCGGCGGCGAGCTCGCACCGGACGACGCGGGCGCCGAGGGCGAAGGCGCGGGTCTGCCTGCGTGGATCGGGCGCACGTGGACGCGCGAGACATCCCTGCGCTACGGCGAGAACAGCCATCAGGCCGCCGCCATCTACGCCAGCGCCGACGGCAACGGCATCGCGCAGGCCGAGCAGCTCGGCGGCAAGGAGATGTCGTACAACAACTACGTCGACGCCGATGCCGCACTGCGCGCCGCGTACGACTTCGAACTGCCCGCGGTGGCGGTCATCAAACACGCCAACCCGTGCGGCATCGCCGTGACGGGGGAGAACGACGACATCGCGGATGCCCACCGCAAGGCCCACGAGTGCGACCCGACCTCCGCGTTCGGCGGCGTCATCGCGGCCAACCGCACCGTCACGCTGGCCATGGCGCAGTCGGTGAAGCCGATCTTCACCGAGGTGATCATCGCGCCGGAGTACGAGCAGGAGGCGCTGGAGCTGCTGCAGACCAAGAAGGATCTGCGCATCCTCAAGCTGCGGCCCGACTTCGCACTGCCCACCACGGAGGTCAAGCAGATCTCGGGCGGCGCGCTCGTGCAGGAGTCCGACCGGCACTTCGCGCCCGCATCGGAGTGGACGCTCGTGGCGGGCGACGCCGTAGACGAGGCCACGCTGGCCGATCTCGAGTTCGCGTGGACGGCGTGCCGTGCCGTGAAGTCGAACGCCATTCTGCTGGCGTCGAACGGGGCATCCGTCGGTGTCGGAATGGGGCAGGTGAACCGCGTCGACTCGTGCGACCTGGCGGTGAAGCGCGCGGGCGATCGCGCCTCGGGATCGGTGGCGGCGTCGGATGCCTACTTCCCGTTCCCCGACGGTCCGGAGATCCTGATCCAGGCCGGCGTGAAGGCAATCGTGCAGCCGGGCGGATCGATCCGCGACCAGCTCACGATCGACACCGCGAAGGCCGCAGGCATCACGATGTACTTCGCCGGAGAGCGCCACTTCTTCCACTGA
- the purN gene encoding phosphoribosylglycinamide formyltransferase gives MLSLVVLVSGQGSNLRSLLTASEDAEFPARVVAVGSDRDDAGGLAVAEEFGIPTFTVAFSSFDDRAEWGDAMLEQITQWQPDLVILSGFMRLFPPRVVDALSPNMINTHPAFLPEFPGAHGVRDALAAGVEQTGASVIVVDNGVDSGPIIARERVPVVPGDTESSLHDRIKIVERRLLIQAVLDIANAHIDLKELATA, from the coding sequence GTGCTCTCGCTCGTCGTACTGGTCTCTGGCCAGGGGTCCAACCTGCGTTCACTGCTGACAGCGTCCGAAGATGCCGAGTTCCCCGCCCGCGTGGTCGCGGTCGGCAGCGACAGAGACGACGCAGGCGGGCTCGCGGTGGCCGAGGAATTCGGCATCCCGACCTTCACCGTGGCGTTCTCCTCGTTCGACGATCGTGCGGAATGGGGGGATGCCATGCTCGAGCAGATCACGCAGTGGCAGCCCGACCTGGTCATCCTCTCCGGCTTCATGCGGCTGTTCCCGCCGCGGGTCGTGGATGCCCTGAGCCCGAACATGATCAACACCCACCCCGCCTTCCTGCCGGAGTTCCCCGGCGCCCACGGTGTGCGCGACGCGCTCGCCGCAGGCGTCGAGCAGACCGGCGCGAGCGTGATCGTCGTCGACAACGGGGTCGACAGCGGACCGATCATCGCCCGCGAACGCGTGCCCGTCGTGCCGGGAGACACCGAGTCGAGCCTGCACGACCGCATCAAGATCGTGGAGCGCCGCCTGCTGATCCAGGCCGTGCTCGACATCGCCAACGCACACATCGACCTGAAGGAGCTGGCCACAGCATGA
- a CDS encoding ribokinase — protein MTKGLHVGDRPRVTVLASLNLDLAVTTPRLPAEGETLLGSSLVSSRGGKGGNQAVALARLGVPTAVIGCLGDDDAGARYLEALVGEHLDVAHVRTAHGAPTGTALITVDGSGANTIVVVPGANALLGAADVTDASRTIAASRVVLAQLETPVAPTTRAFELARSHDVITVLNPAPSVDGLDELLALTDVVVPNEPEFAGLVGCTPNTDDELRHACARLFEHGVSWVVVTQGAAGCVVIGPESIHRVPALRADAVDTTAAGDAFVAGLVAVIAETQRLDEETIVAGARRGSAVAALSVRRRGAQTSLPTSSEVGAVLRDDAR, from the coding sequence ATGACGAAAGGGCTGCACGTGGGCGATCGACCTCGAGTGACCGTTCTGGCGAGCCTCAACCTGGACCTCGCGGTGACGACGCCGCGGCTGCCCGCCGAGGGCGAGACGCTGCTGGGCAGCTCCCTCGTCTCCTCCCGCGGCGGCAAGGGCGGCAACCAGGCGGTCGCGCTGGCGCGCCTCGGCGTGCCGACCGCGGTCATCGGATGCCTCGGCGACGACGACGCCGGAGCCCGCTATCTCGAAGCCCTCGTCGGCGAACACCTCGACGTCGCGCACGTGCGCACGGCGCACGGCGCCCCGACCGGCACCGCCCTCATCACCGTCGACGGCTCCGGGGCCAACACCATCGTCGTCGTTCCGGGTGCGAACGCCCTGCTCGGTGCTGCCGACGTGACCGATGCCTCGCGCACGATCGCAGCGTCTCGCGTCGTGCTGGCGCAGCTGGAGACGCCCGTCGCGCCGACGACGCGCGCGTTCGAGCTCGCGCGCTCCCACGACGTGATCACCGTGCTCAACCCGGCGCCCTCCGTCGACGGCCTCGACGAGCTGCTCGCTCTCACCGATGTCGTGGTGCCCAACGAGCCGGAGTTCGCCGGCCTCGTCGGCTGTACGCCGAACACCGATGACGAGCTGCGGCACGCGTGCGCGCGTCTGTTCGAGCACGGTGTCTCGTGGGTGGTCGTGACGCAGGGGGCCGCGGGATGCGTCGTGATCGGCCCAGAGAGCATCCACCGTGTTCCCGCGCTGCGAGCGGACGCCGTCGACACCACGGCGGCGGGCGACGCGTTCGTCGCCGGCCTCGTCGCCGTCATCGCGGAGACGCAACGCCTCGACGAGGAGACCATCGTCGCCGGCGCGCGGCGAGGCTCGGCCGTCGCGGCGCTCTCGGTGCGCCGGCGCGGTGCGCAGACCTCGCTGCCGACGTCTTCGGAGGTCGGCGCCGTTCTCCGCGACGACGCACGCTGA